In Propionimicrobium sp. PCR01-08-3, one DNA window encodes the following:
- the rapZ gene encoding RNase adapter RapZ, producing MSEPQQASQQTSPRVVIVTGMSGAGRRTAAHAMEDLGWFVVDNLPPSMVSQLVETARRGGQDRVAVGLDVRSREMFDQLPRSLAQLEVQGVRREICYLEANDDAIVRRQESARRPLPLQDGGSLIQAIAQERRMLGNLRADADVVIDTSNLNVHQLVHRVGHIYGSGDDQATRFQIMSFGFKNGVPVDADMVFDVRFLPNPHWVPHLRPQTGLSREVSDYVLAQPGAQEFLDQLVGLVNTVGPGYFREGKRQATIAIGCTGGKHRSTSMTEAFAARLRAEGVQVSVLHRDLGRE from the coding sequence GTGAGCGAGCCACAGCAAGCCAGCCAGCAGACCTCCCCGCGAGTCGTGATCGTGACGGGGATGTCCGGCGCGGGACGGCGCACCGCCGCCCACGCGATGGAGGACCTCGGATGGTTCGTGGTCGACAATCTGCCGCCCAGCATGGTCTCGCAGCTGGTCGAGACCGCCCGCCGCGGTGGGCAGGACAGGGTCGCGGTCGGGCTCGACGTGCGTTCCCGGGAGATGTTCGATCAGCTGCCCAGGAGCCTGGCGCAACTCGAAGTGCAAGGCGTCCGGCGGGAGATCTGCTATCTGGAGGCCAACGACGACGCCATCGTGCGCCGCCAGGAGTCGGCACGCCGCCCGCTGCCGCTGCAGGACGGCGGCAGCCTGATCCAGGCGATCGCGCAGGAGCGCAGGATGCTGGGCAATCTACGTGCCGACGCCGATGTGGTCATCGACACCTCCAACCTGAACGTGCACCAGCTGGTTCACCGGGTCGGGCACATCTACGGATCGGGCGATGACCAGGCCACCCGCTTCCAGATCATGAGCTTCGGTTTCAAGAACGGTGTGCCGGTCGATGCCGACATGGTCTTCGATGTCCGCTTCTTGCCGAACCCGCATTGGGTGCCCCACCTGCGTCCGCAAACCGGGCTGTCACGCGAGGTGAGCGACTACGTGCTGGCCCAACCAGGCGCCCAAGAATTCCTTGATCAGCTGGTCGGGCTGGTCAACACGGTCGGGCCGGGGTACTTCCGGGAAGGAAAGAGACAGGCGACGATCGCCATCGGCTGCACCGGCGGCAAGCACCGCAGCACCTCCATGACCGAGGCATTCGCGGCGCGGCTGCGAGCCGAGGGGGTGCAGGTCAGCGTCCTCCATCGTGATTTGGGGCGAGAATGA
- the yvcK gene encoding uridine diphosphate-N-acetylglucosamine-binding protein YvcK — protein MTSSNPSNPKVTALGGGHGLSASLQALRQITDQLVAVVTVADNGGSSGRLRRELGGLPPGDLRMALAALCGDNPIGRQWANVLQSRFHSSGPLDGHAIGNLLIEGIWQQLDAVHGLDMVADLLNVCGRVLPMSLEPLGIEADVIGVDPGAPDELSVVTGQHEVAVTKGDVVAVRLVPGNPVGCPEAIASIRDADYLVLGPGSWFTSVLPHLLVPELADAVINSPAHRVLTLNIEADSETKGINAAQHLDILAEHAPKLRFDTVIVDAGFDADDQHLRTFARVLGADLVVADVRCHDGTARHDPTRLAQVFSRIMGC, from the coding sequence ATGACTTCTTCGAATCCGTCGAATCCCAAGGTGACCGCACTGGGTGGCGGACACGGCCTGTCGGCGTCCTTGCAGGCTCTTCGCCAGATCACCGACCAGCTGGTCGCCGTGGTGACGGTCGCCGACAACGGAGGCTCATCGGGCCGTTTACGCCGCGAACTGGGCGGGCTGCCGCCGGGTGACCTGCGGATGGCGCTGGCCGCGCTGTGCGGTGACAACCCGATCGGACGCCAGTGGGCCAACGTGCTCCAGTCACGCTTCCACAGTTCCGGTCCGCTCGATGGCCATGCGATCGGCAACCTGCTGATCGAAGGCATCTGGCAGCAGCTGGATGCGGTGCACGGCCTGGACATGGTCGCCGACCTGCTCAACGTGTGTGGCCGGGTGCTGCCGATGTCGCTGGAGCCGCTGGGCATCGAGGCCGACGTCATCGGGGTCGATCCCGGTGCTCCCGACGAACTCTCGGTGGTCACCGGCCAGCATGAGGTCGCGGTCACCAAGGGCGACGTGGTCGCGGTGCGGCTGGTCCCGGGCAATCCGGTCGGCTGTCCCGAAGCGATCGCGTCGATCCGCGACGCCGACTATCTGGTGCTGGGGCCGGGCTCCTGGTTCACCTCGGTGCTGCCGCATCTGCTGGTGCCCGAGCTGGCCGACGCGGTGATCAACTCGCCGGCCCACCGGGTGCTGACACTCAACATCGAAGCCGATTCGGAGACCAAGGGCATCAACGCTGCCCAGCATCTGGACATCCTTGCCGAGCATGCCCCGAAACTGCGTTTCGACACCGTGATCGTCGACGCCGGTTTCGATGCGGACGACCAGCATCTGCGCACCTTTGCTCGCGTGCTCGGCGCCGACCTGGTGGTGGCCGACGTCCGTTGCCACGACGGCACCGCCCGGCACGATCCGACGAGGCTGGCGCAGGTCTTCAGTCGCATCATGGGCTGCTGA
- the whiA gene encoding DNA-binding protein WhiA, whose product MALTQQVKSELATVRVNKPETRAAELAAILRFSGGLHVVNGRIVIEAELDSGAAARRLRAMITELYGYDCEVLVLNSSGIHKNTRYVLRMVRGGEALARQTGLIDSRGRPTRGLPAQVVGAGINEQVAVWRGAFLARGSLTEPGRSMALEITCPSSEAALALVGSARRLDIAAKAREVRQIDRVVVRDGDAIAALLTRMGAHSSVLAWEESRVRREVRASATRLANFDDANLRRSARAAVAAGARVERALQILGDDVPDHLRQAGLLRLEHKQASLEELGQLHDPPLTKDAIAGRIRRLLAMADKSASERSLPSTSAALTPEMLEDN is encoded by the coding sequence GTGGCTTTGACGCAACAGGTGAAATCTGAGTTGGCGACGGTGCGGGTGAACAAACCTGAGACCCGTGCCGCCGAACTGGCCGCAATTCTCCGGTTTTCCGGCGGACTGCACGTGGTGAACGGACGCATCGTCATCGAAGCCGAGCTGGACAGCGGGGCGGCCGCCCGCCGGCTTCGGGCGATGATCACCGAGTTGTACGGCTACGACTGTGAAGTGCTGGTGCTGAACAGCTCCGGCATTCACAAGAACACCCGCTACGTCTTGCGAATGGTGCGCGGCGGTGAAGCCCTGGCACGGCAGACCGGACTGATCGATTCTCGTGGACGCCCGACCCGCGGCCTGCCTGCCCAGGTCGTCGGCGCCGGAATCAACGAACAGGTGGCCGTGTGGCGCGGCGCCTTCTTGGCGCGAGGCTCGTTGACCGAACCCGGGCGCTCGATGGCCTTGGAGATCACCTGCCCCAGCTCGGAGGCGGCCCTCGCATTGGTCGGGTCGGCCCGCCGGCTCGATATCGCGGCGAAGGCGCGGGAGGTGCGCCAGATAGACCGGGTGGTCGTCCGCGACGGAGATGCGATCGCGGCGCTGCTCACCAGAATGGGAGCCCATTCCTCGGTGCTCGCCTGGGAGGAAAGCCGCGTCCGCCGGGAGGTTCGTGCCTCGGCCACCCGGCTGGCGAATTTCGATGATGCGAACCTGCGGCGTTCGGCCCGCGCCGCGGTCGCCGCGGGAGCCCGGGTGGAGCGCGCATTGCAGATCTTGGGCGACGATGTTCCCGACCATCTGCGGCAGGCCGGGCTGCTGCGTCTCGAACACAAGCAGGCCAGTCTCGAAGAGCTCGGCCAGTTGCATGATCCCCCGCTGACCAAGGACGCGATCGCCGGGCGGATCAGGCGGTTGTTGGCGATGGCCGACAAGTCGGCCTCCGAGAGATCTCTGCCCTCCACGTCGGCCGCACTGACGCCGGAGATGCTGGAAGACAACTAG
- the pgl gene encoding 6-phosphogluconolactonase, whose product MSLQRVFRYRSLDELTTSMAGRLAKRLAELQREKERVHLALTGGMTALALYESLATLAQATNLDPARLELWWTSERYVPTTDQLRNSTRALTVLARTLPFVPAQVHPMPSSTGTMDSDEAAYAYSKELENVAFDICLLGMGPDGHVASIYPNHPSLQLQADTTLSVVGVTKAPIDPPERITLTLKTINASNEVWLLASGEKKADVAARAVAHDPALPAGLVHGASATYWFLDRDAAAQLPYYRCRL is encoded by the coding sequence GTGAGTCTGCAACGGGTCTTCCGCTATCGCAGCCTGGACGAGCTGACCACCAGCATGGCCGGCCGGCTCGCCAAACGGCTTGCGGAGCTTCAGCGCGAGAAAGAACGCGTCCACCTGGCTCTGACCGGCGGGATGACCGCGCTCGCGTTGTATGAATCGCTGGCGACGCTGGCCCAGGCGACCAATCTCGACCCGGCCCGGCTCGAACTGTGGTGGACGAGCGAGCGTTATGTGCCGACCACCGATCAGCTGCGCAACTCGACTCGGGCGCTGACGGTGTTGGCGAGAACCCTGCCCTTCGTTCCCGCGCAGGTTCACCCGATGCCCAGCAGCACCGGCACGATGGATTCGGACGAGGCGGCCTATGCGTATTCGAAAGAGCTGGAGAATGTCGCCTTCGACATCTGCCTGCTCGGCATGGGCCCCGATGGGCATGTCGCGTCCATCTATCCGAACCATCCCAGTCTTCAGCTGCAGGCCGACACGACGCTGAGCGTGGTCGGGGTGACGAAGGCGCCGATCGATCCTCCGGAACGAATCACGTTGACGCTGAAGACCATCAACGCCTCGAACGAGGTCTGGCTGTTGGCCAGCGGCGAGAAGAAGGCAGACGTTGCGGCCCGCGCGGTGGCCCACGACCCGGCGCTGCCCGCCGGGCTGGTGCACGGTGCCTCGGCGACCTACTGGTTCCTCGACCGGGACGCTGCCGCGCAGCTGCCCTACTACCGCTGCCGGCTGTAG
- a CDS encoding glucose-6-phosphate dehydrogenase assembly protein OpcA has product MSIKLDNTDAHEINETLFRLRKEGKAPAKSGQVLTLVVNTSADGYEQAMEGAQAAGELHPSRILVAVRGKQDEPGLSAEIQTEQSAAEVITLQFSGEVDQHATSVLLPLLLSELPVVIWSRTGSDDELGSCDLTSLSNRLIVDSSTASDPIAATRELARTHRPGSTDLSWTRLTRWRALLVAALNQVRSPVLSAEVVGPLSSAPSELLAAWLRMRLDVTVQRPDPVSSYPGLHLVKLATRAGDIVLQRFSPIEASLSLPGQPDRQVALARRTVPQLLSEELSQLSGDGAFDGLMSFIATEKQG; this is encoded by the coding sequence ATGAGTATCAAACTCGACAACACCGATGCCCACGAGATCAACGAGACGCTTTTCCGGTTGCGCAAAGAGGGCAAGGCGCCCGCGAAATCCGGGCAGGTTCTGACGCTGGTGGTCAACACCTCGGCCGACGGCTACGAGCAGGCGATGGAAGGCGCGCAGGCCGCCGGCGAATTGCACCCGTCCCGCATCCTCGTGGCGGTGCGGGGCAAACAGGACGAGCCCGGGCTGAGCGCAGAAATCCAGACCGAACAATCTGCCGCAGAGGTCATCACCTTGCAGTTCTCCGGCGAGGTCGATCAGCATGCCACCTCGGTGCTGCTGCCGTTGCTGCTGTCCGAGCTTCCTGTGGTGATCTGGTCTCGCACCGGAAGCGACGACGAGCTGGGCAGCTGCGATCTGACCTCGCTCAGCAACCGCCTGATCGTCGACTCTTCGACGGCAAGCGATCCGATCGCTGCCACCCGCGAACTTGCCCGTACTCACCGCCCGGGCAGCACCGACCTGTCGTGGACGAGGCTCACCCGGTGGCGCGCACTGTTGGTCGCGGCGCTCAATCAGGTGCGCTCCCCGGTGCTTTCCGCCGAGGTCGTCGGCCCTCTGAGCTCGGCGCCCAGTGAACTGCTCGCTGCCTGGCTGCGGATGCGGCTGGACGTTACGGTGCAGCGTCCCGACCCGGTCAGCAGCTATCCCGGTTTGCATCTGGTGAAATTGGCGACCCGGGCCGGGGACATCGTCCTGCAGCGTTTTTCGCCCATTGAGGCGTCGCTCTCGTTGCCCGGCCAGCCGGACCGTCAGGTGGCGCTGGCCAGACGCACCGTCCCCCAGTTGCTGTCCGAGGAGCTGTCGCAGCTGAGCGGCGACGGTGCGTTCGATGGGCTGATGTCATTCATCGCGACAGAGAAGCAGGGCTAG
- a CDS encoding phosphoglycerate kinase, with the protein MRSVNELLDNVRGKRVVIRCDFNVPLDGDVITDDGRIKAALPTLTKLRDAAARITVLAHLGRPKGQVNPKYSLAPVAKRLGELIGTEVKLATDVVGPSAQTLSHGLADGEICLVENVRYEPGEESKDETERAALAAQYAKLGDFYVSDGFGVVHRKQASVYDIAKLLPAYAGELVAKEVGVLSKLTNDPERPFVVVLGGAKVADKLAVIDNLLKVADALVIGGGMAYTFLAAKGYEVGNSILDESKVEECAGYLKQAWDQGKKIVLPVDVRVADGMDFAAREVKGDVEVVAADQIPAGKEGLDIGPESEKLFADTVRSAHTVFWNGPAGVAEIPAFAQGTAAVAKALVETDGLTVIGGGDSAAVVRDLGYADDQFGWISTGGGASLEYLEGKELPGLAVLEESAKGE; encoded by the coding sequence GTGCGATCAGTGAACGAACTGCTGGACAACGTTCGCGGCAAGCGAGTTGTCATCCGCTGCGATTTCAACGTGCCGCTCGACGGCGACGTCATCACCGACGATGGACGTATCAAGGCCGCTTTGCCGACCTTGACCAAGCTGCGTGACGCCGCCGCCCGGATCACGGTGCTCGCCCACCTCGGACGCCCGAAGGGGCAGGTCAACCCGAAGTACTCGCTGGCCCCGGTTGCCAAGCGGCTCGGCGAACTCATCGGCACCGAGGTCAAGCTGGCCACCGACGTCGTCGGCCCCTCGGCCCAGACGCTGTCACACGGGCTCGCCGATGGCGAGATCTGCCTGGTGGAGAACGTTCGCTACGAGCCGGGCGAAGAGTCCAAGGACGAAACCGAACGCGCCGCGCTGGCCGCCCAGTATGCCAAGCTCGGCGACTTCTACGTCTCCGACGGCTTCGGTGTCGTGCACCGCAAGCAGGCCTCGGTCTATGACATCGCGAAGCTGCTGCCCGCCTATGCCGGTGAGCTGGTCGCCAAGGAGGTCGGGGTACTGAGCAAGCTCACCAACGATCCCGAGCGTCCGTTCGTCGTCGTGCTCGGCGGAGCGAAGGTAGCCGACAAACTCGCTGTCATCGACAACCTGCTCAAGGTCGCCGACGCGCTGGTGATCGGCGGCGGCATGGCCTACACCTTCCTCGCCGCCAAGGGCTACGAGGTCGGCAACTCGATCCTGGACGAGTCCAAGGTCGAGGAATGCGCCGGATACCTGAAGCAGGCCTGGGACCAGGGCAAGAAGATCGTGCTCCCGGTCGACGTACGGGTGGCCGACGGCATGGACTTCGCCGCCCGTGAGGTGAAGGGTGACGTCGAAGTCGTCGCCGCCGACCAGATCCCGGCCGGCAAGGAAGGCCTGGACATCGGCCCCGAATCGGAGAAGCTGTTCGCCGATACCGTACGTTCGGCACATACCGTGTTCTGGAACGGCCCGGCCGGCGTCGCCGAGATCCCCGCATTCGCGCAGGGCACCGCTGCCGTCGCCAAGGCGCTCGTCGAGACCGACGGCCTGACCGTGATCGGCGGCGGCGATTCGGCCGCCGTGGTGCGCGACCTGGGCTATGCCGACGATCAGTTCGGCTGGATCTCCACCGGCGGCGGCGCCTCGCTGGAGTATCTCGAAGGTAAGGAACTGCCGGGCCTGGCGGTTCTCGAAGAATCCGCGAAGGGGGAGTGA
- a CDS encoding RNA polymerase-binding protein RbpA, with translation MSGGNAIRGSRIGAGPMGEAERGDSAPRTRVSFYCANGHETRPAFAMDAEIPEEWECTRCGLPASTDQQNPPPPPKNLPYKTHLAYVKERRSDEEAVAILAEALDGLRARRAAGEVIY, from the coding sequence GTGAGTGGTGGCAACGCCATTAGGGGAAGCCGTATCGGTGCCGGTCCGATGGGAGAAGCAGAGCGGGGAGATTCGGCCCCCCGCACCCGGGTGAGTTTCTACTGTGCGAACGGGCACGAGACTCGTCCGGCGTTCGCGATGGACGCAGAGATTCCCGAAGAATGGGAATGCACCCGCTGTGGTTTGCCTGCCAGCACCGATCAGCAGAACCCGCCGCCTCCGCCGAAGAACCTTCCCTATAAGACCCATCTCGCCTACGTGAAAGAGCGTCGCAGCGACGAGGAAGCCGTGGCCATCCTGGCCGAGGCCCTCGACGGCTTGCGGGCCCGCCGCGCCGCCGGCGAAGTCATCTACTGA
- the secG gene encoding preprotein translocase subunit SecG, with amino-acid sequence MTWPVTTLSIVLIVLSVILTAFILLHKGRGGGLSDLFGGGMTTGMSGTSVAERNLDRLTIVVAGLWVLCVAGLLILYGMGAGA; translated from the coding sequence ATGACCTGGCCGGTGACGACTCTGTCGATCGTGCTGATCGTTTTGAGTGTGATCCTGACCGCCTTCATCCTGCTGCACAAGGGCCGTGGTGGTGGACTGTCCGATTTGTTCGGCGGCGGAATGACTACCGGCATGAGCGGCACCTCGGTTGCCGAACGTAACCTCGACAGGTTGACGATCGTGGTGGCCGGATTGTGGGTGCTGTGCGTCGCCGGCCTGCTGATCTTGTACGGCATGGGCGCCGGTGCCTGA
- the tpiA gene encoding triose-phosphate isomerase, whose protein sequence is MSRTPIMAGNWKMNLNHIDAVGLVQKLAWTLADERYDTSKCEAVVIPPFTGLRSVQTLIDGDKLPLKHGAQDLSPHDDGAFTGDISADMLTKLDCSYVVVGHSERREYHGETDEVVNAKAIKALSKGLAPIICVGEGLEVRKQGDQVAHTVAQVTGALAGISAADVASLVIAYEPIWAIGTGEVATPADAQEVCGAIRGAVADLYDQPTAEAVRIQYGGSVKSSNVVDIMAQPDVDGALVGGASLKPEEFAKIVLFYQQA, encoded by the coding sequence ATGAGCCGGACACCGATCATGGCCGGAAACTGGAAGATGAACCTGAACCACATCGATGCCGTGGGCCTGGTTCAAAAACTCGCGTGGACGCTGGCCGACGAACGCTACGACACCAGCAAGTGCGAAGCCGTGGTGATCCCGCCGTTCACCGGTCTGCGCAGCGTGCAGACGCTGATCGACGGCGACAAACTGCCGCTCAAGCATGGCGCGCAGGACCTGTCGCCGCATGACGACGGCGCCTTCACCGGAGACATCTCGGCCGACATGCTGACCAAGCTCGACTGCAGCTATGTCGTTGTCGGGCACAGCGAGCGCCGCGAATATCACGGTGAGACCGACGAGGTCGTCAACGCCAAGGCCATCAAGGCTCTCTCCAAGGGCCTGGCCCCGATCATCTGCGTGGGCGAAGGCCTGGAGGTGCGCAAGCAGGGCGATCAGGTCGCCCACACCGTGGCTCAGGTCACCGGTGCGCTGGCCGGTATCTCGGCCGCGGATGTCGCGTCCCTGGTCATCGCCTATGAACCCATCTGGGCCATCGGCACCGGCGAGGTGGCGACTCCGGCGGACGCCCAGGAGGTCTGTGGCGCCATTCGCGGCGCGGTCGCCGACCTCTACGATCAGCCGACCGCCGAGGCCGTGCGGATTCAGTACGGCGGCTCGGTGAAGTCGTCGAACGTGGTCGACATCATGGCCCAGCCCGACGTCGATGGCGCGCTGGTCGGCGGTGCCAGCCTGAAGCCCGAGGAGTTCGCCAAGATCGTGCTCTTCTACCAGCAGGCCTGA
- the gap gene encoding type I glyceraldehyde-3-phosphate dehydrogenase, whose product MTVKVGINGFGRIGRNFFRALLEQKADLDVVAVNDLTDNKTLAHLLKYDSLLGRFPGEVSFDDEGIIVDGKHIKVLAERDPGNLPWGDLGVEVVVESTGFFTDGTKAKAHIDGGAKKVVISAPGKNVDGTFVIGVNDAEYDNAKHNIISNASCTTNCLAPLAKVLNDEFGIERGIMTTIHSYTGDQRLLDAPHSDLRRARAAALNMIPTKTGAAQAVALVIPELKGKFDGLAVRVPTPTGSLTDLTFEASKEVTVESVKAAVKKAAEGPLKGILVYTEDPIVSTDIQGDPASSVFDASETKVIGNLVKVLSWYDNEWGYSNRLVDLTELVASKL is encoded by the coding sequence ATGACCGTCAAGGTTGGCATCAACGGCTTCGGCCGCATTGGCCGCAACTTCTTCCGTGCACTTCTCGAGCAGAAGGCGGATCTGGATGTCGTGGCTGTAAATGACCTGACCGACAACAAGACCCTGGCCCACCTGCTCAAGTATGACTCGCTGCTGGGCCGCTTCCCTGGTGAGGTCAGCTTCGACGACGAAGGCATCATCGTCGATGGCAAGCACATCAAGGTGCTCGCCGAGCGCGACCCGGGCAACCTGCCCTGGGGTGATCTCGGTGTCGAGGTCGTTGTGGAGTCCACCGGTTTCTTCACCGATGGAACCAAGGCCAAGGCCCATATTGATGGCGGAGCCAAGAAGGTCGTCATCTCTGCCCCCGGCAAGAACGTCGACGGCACCTTCGTGATCGGCGTCAACGATGCCGAGTACGACAACGCCAAGCACAACATCATCTCGAACGCGTCCTGCACCACCAACTGCCTGGCGCCGCTGGCCAAGGTGCTGAACGATGAGTTCGGCATCGAGCGTGGCATCATGACCACCATCCACTCCTACACCGGCGATCAGCGTCTGCTCGACGCCCCGCACAGCGATCTGCGTCGCGCCCGCGCTGCCGCCCTCAACATGATCCCCACCAAGACCGGTGCCGCTCAGGCCGTCGCTCTGGTGATCCCCGAGCTCAAGGGCAAGTTCGATGGTCTGGCCGTCCGCGTGCCGACCCCGACCGGCTCGCTGACCGACCTCACCTTCGAGGCCTCCAAGGAGGTCACCGTCGAGTCCGTCAAGGCTGCCGTGAAGAAGGCCGCCGAGGGCCCGCTGAAGGGCATCCTGGTCTACACCGAGGATCCGATCGTCTCGACCGATATTCAGGGCGATCCGGCCTCCAGCGTCTTCGACGCCTCCGAGACCAAGGTCATCGGCAACCTGGTGAAGGTGCTCTCCTGGTACGACAACGAGTGGGGCTACTCGAACCGTCTCGTTGACCTCACCGAGTTGGTCGCCAGCAAGCTCTGA